The Trueperaceae bacterium genome segment GGTGGTGCGCGCCAGGGGTTCGGCCGGGCCGAAGACGTAGATGGCCAGCTTGAGCGCCTCGTCGTCCACGCGCGTCAGGTCGTCGACGACCTCGAGGCGCGCGTAGTACTTATGCGCTTCGTTCACGAAGAACGCGTCGCGCCGTTCGACGTAGGCGCTCTCCACCCCGCAGAGCACGAGGCCGAGGTCGGCTTCGGTCCGGCGCGTGGCGGCCACCACGCGTCCCACGAGGCGTGCGTCGACGGTGGTCTTGGAGACCACCTCGCCCCCGTGCACCACGAGGTTGCCGTTCTCCGCCACGTAGGCGATGTCGCCGGGTGCGTCAGCGAAGGAGCGCACCAGGGTGGCGTACTGGCGTCCGCTGGCCGGGACGAAGGTGGCGGCGCGTTCCCGCAGGACCTCGAGTAGCGGCCAGAAGGACGCCGGTATCTGGTCGTCGCTCGTGAGGAGGGTGCCGTCCATGTCGCAGACCACCAGGCCCACGTCGTGGGGGCCGGGTGGGATTTCGGTCCAGGGTAGGGGCATGAGGGACCAGGTTAGCCCGCCACCTGCACCATGCGTGGGGGAGTGTTGCGGTTGGGTGAGCCCGCGCGCGGCACGGCCAGCTGCGGTCGTGACCTCAGAAGCTTGTGCGAGCCGCGCACCGGTGCTGCATAACGAAGTTGTTCATAGGGTGTGCGACTGCGACGTGTCTACAATACGCGCAGCGTTAGCTGCAGTCAGAGCCGGTAGCGACCGGCAGGAGGTGCGTCCATGGACGCCCGTCGTTGTGATCTCGGGAGCATCAGGCAGCAAGGCCGGCGAGCGCGGAGGCCGTATCGGCGGGCCTGCACCAGGACCCTCAGGACCATGAGATCCTTCGTGGTCGCGGTTGGCGCGCTTCTGCTTTGCGTCGGCCAACCGGGGGCGACCGCCTGGGCGCAGGCGACAGAAGACCCGGTTCGTACGCTGTTCCGGTTGCCGGACGCGGCCGATCGGCCTGCGCACGCCGCTACCCAGCTCCCAGACGGCCTGCCGCCGGCCGTGGACGAGCCGGATCTGGCCGCCATGCGGGGCGCACAGTTGAACCTGCTAGATGAGCTGCCGCCTGAAGCGTGGGAGCGGGACGCCCTAGCCGAGTCCATCGGGCCGGAGCCTGCCTCAGCTTTCGAGTTCGTGCGGGACCACATCGCTTTCGACCCATATAGCGGTGTTCTGCGCGGTGTCCAAGGAGCCCTAGCGGCACGAGCTGCCAACAGTTGGGACCGCGCGCTGCTGTTACGCGCCCTGCTCGACCATCACGGCCACGTCACGCGCCTGGCGTTCGGCGACCTCGACGACGCGGCGATCGATAAGTTGCTGGCCGCGGCTGTTGATGGCGCCGTGTCGGCTTTGGACCCGCCGGACCTCACCACCAAAGTAACCACCTTCGACCTGCAGGCCCTGGCGGATCGTGCGCGGCGGGATCACGCGTTGTTGACGCAGGCGCTCGATGCGGCGGACATGCTCGACGTGCTCGGGCGCACGGACGAACCGGGAGCGCGGCGTGCTGAGGCTGTCGTTCCTGACTTGCGAGCCGCCGTACGTTCCCACGCCTGGGTTCAGGTCGAGCAGGGGGATGGTAGCTGGCTCGATCTCGATACGTCGTTGCCTGGCGCGGTGCCCGGTGCTGTGCTGACCGCGGCCGCCGGCTCCACCGATGAGGTCCCGGAGGACGCGCAACACAGCGTGGTGGTGAGGGTTCTGGTGGAGACGCTCGCCGATGGTGAGCTCGAAGAGTCGGTCTCTCTAGAGGTACCTTTCACGACGATCGATGCCGCGGGTAGCGAGCTGTGGCTGCTCTTCCGCCCCGAGGAGGCCAGCGGAGGCGTCGGGCTGTTCGGTAGCAGCGGCGGGAAGAACTGGCAGCCGGTGTTCCTGGTAGACGAGGAAGCTCTAGCGGGGACGCCGTTCCCGCTCAGCAGTAGCGGCGGCGGAGGTGGCTTCGGCGGCCTCCTCGGTGGCGGTGGCGGCGGAGGTGCGCAGGTGACGCGCGTCACGCTCCAACTGGTCGCTAGGTCTCCGGACGGCACTGAGCGAACGGCCGAACGCACCCTCCTGGACCGGGTGGATCCGAGGGAACGTCAGGCCGGGGAGGTAAGCGCCGGCTCATTGACAGCGCTGCCCTCCAGCGGCCCGCCGCCAGAGTTGGGAGCGCTCCACAACATCGTCTTCTCCAACGGTGGCATGAGTCCGCGGGAACAGATCCGGTCGAGGATGGCGGCGATCTACTACGTGAACGAGTTCTTGCGCGCCAAGGAGACGGAGGAGACGCCATCCGAACAACCCCTGCTGCGTGCGCTGGCTGTGGTCGATAACGAACTTGTGCTGGCTTCGGAAAGGGTTGCCGTTGCCGGGTTGTCAGGCCCAGGGATGAGAGCCTTCGTCGGTGGCGCTCGGTCCTTCCTCGTGTCATTCGGCGCCACCCCTGAGCTCGAAGGCGGAGTTGACTCAACCATCGACTTGGCGCTCGACGGAGTAGCTTTGGTGGGGTCCGACGCCTCGGCCGAGGCGCAGGCGAGGCTGTGGTACGGGGTGCTGGAGACGGCCCTCGAGACGCAGGCTATGCAGAGGCGGTGGCGAGGTTTCGGTGAGACCTACGCCGAACTGGACAGCGTCAGCCTCCGGATGGGTGAACAACTCGCGGCGCTGACACCTGCCGCCGTTGCGGATGTGCCCGTTGACGCCGTCGAGATGGCCAGCGTCCTGCAGTCGGGAGAGGTGGTCGTGAGCGTCGGGGCGCCAGGTCCGGGCGGCGCGTTCTGGGCGGTAGAAGTCGGCACCGGCGCGACGCGCTCCGTCCTCGAACCGGGAGTGCGTGCCAGCCGTGGCAGGGTGGGTGACTATTACAGGGGACCCTCCTACCGTCGGGTCAAGGTCTGGGACATAGACCCCCCTGATCCCCCTGATCCCCCTGTGCCGCCTCCATCCAAGTGCGCAGGTAACGAGTACCTGATCATGAATCAGTGCGTCTCACTAAGGCGCATCTTCGTCGGAACCTTGCTCGGGTCCGGCGTGATCGCAGGCACCATGTTCGTCATCTGGGCGCTGGACTGATCCCCGCGCCAGCCATCGGGTTCAGGCCGGTGACCGACTTGCGTGCTCGTCCGGTGCGAGAACCGGTGCCGGCACCGGAGCCTGATCACCTAGCGATGCATTGCCGCCTGGTCCTTGCGTGCTTGCGTCCATGATCGCGCGGGCTTGCCTTGAGCGATGCCGGACTGCTGCCCCCTACGCCTCTTCGAAGAACCCGAGGTTGATCTCCTTCACCTCGTAGGTCTCCGAGGTCGTGACCCCGATGTTGTAGTCGATCATCAGCTCGGCCAGCTCGTCCCCATCGACCAGGACGATGTTGCCGATCTGGCGGGCTGTATCTCTGGCGCTCGACGTGAATGTGCTCGTGGTTATGAGCACTCCCCTCAGCGCCTTCCTCATGGCCAGCGCTCCGGATAGGTTCCTTACCTCGCCTGCCCCGACGGAGTGACCGGGAGCCCACCTCTTCGCCTGGATGTACACGTTGTCGATGCCGAGGCGGTCCTGCTTGATGATGCCGTC includes the following:
- a CDS encoding HAD family hydrolase, which codes for MPLPWTEIPPGPHDVGLVVCDMDGTLLTSDDQIPASFWPLLEVLRERAATFVPASGRQYATLVRSFADAPGDIAYVAENGNLVVHGGEVVSKTTVDARLVGRVVAATRRTEADLGLVLCGVESAYVERRDAFFVNEAHKYYARLEVVDDLTRVDDEALKLAIYVFGPAEPLARTTFAPLAEGYQLVVSGANWIDIMARDVNKGQAVRALQAALGVPPERTAVFADYLNDLEMLDAARWSFAMANAHPQVRERAAYLAPSNDEHGVVTVLRHLLGV
- a CDS encoding restriction endonuclease produces the protein MRASLAQDLLNLVLTADPAFFERLVVRLLVAMGYGGSVQDAGRAIGQSSDDGIDGIIKQDRLGIDNVYIQAKRWAPGHSVGAGEVRNLSGALAMRKALRGVLITTSTFTSSARDTARQIGNIVLVDGDELAELMIDYNIGVTTSETYEVKEINLGFFEEA